GGGAGGCGCTGGGTTGCGCCGCAGCACAGCTCTCCGAGATGGCGCCGGGGCGTCCGCATGACTTGCCCCGCGTCTCTGTTGCGTTTTGCGCACATGGGGTCGACGGAATCCGTGACGGTGCGTATCGCTATCATCCGGAGACGCACAGTGTGACGCTGGTTCGCCCCGGCGACCATCGTCTGCGCCTGCAGCAAGGCATGCCCATCCCGACTGTGAATTTGTTTCAAGTTCCGCTTTGCTTCCACTTGGTCGGTTCCCTGGAAGATGTTTTGGCAGCGTACGGGACGCGTGGATATCGGATGCTGCAAATGGAGGTCGGGGTGGTGTTGCAGCGGTTACTCTTGTCCGCCGCGGCACTGGGAATGAACGGGCATCCCCTGCTTGGGTATGATGAGCGGGTTTGCGACGACACGTATCACTTGAGTTCACACGAGGAGACCTGTCTGATTCAAGTACCCGTGGGCTTCTACCGAAAGACCGCCCGCTTCGAAGGGACGCTCCAGGTGTGGTGAGCGGGCGGGCACTGCGAGGGGGGACCCGCGGGCGCGCGCCGATGGCTCGCCTCACAGATGGGCCGCATTCGATTCCATTTTGGGGGGGAATCGACAATTCTGTCCGGATGCCTTTGTGATACAATGCAGCCGAAAGGGGGCATTCACAATGGATGTTTTGGAAGCCATCCGCACCAGACGAAGCTGGGGCGCCGTACATAAGGATGTTTTGCCGAGTGACGAGGATATTCAACAGATTTTGGCTGCGGGCACCTTTGCGCCCACCCACCACCGAACGGAACCGTGGCGGTTTTTTGTCATGAAAGGAGAAGGACGGGCGCGGTTGGGCCATGTGCTCGCCGAGATCGCCCTCGAAAAAGCCGCGGGGCTGCCGGAGGCAGAGCAGGAGGACATCAAGGCCAAGGCATTTGCGAAGGTGCTGCGCGCGCCGGTCATCATCGCCATCACGGTCGTGCCATCGGAGGATGAGCGGGTGGAGTGGATTGAGGAAGTCGAGGCGGGGGCAGCCGCTGCGCAGAACATGCTCCTGGCCGCACACGGGCTGGGGTACGGTGCCATTTGGCGCACGGGCAAGCAGGCGTACCACAGGAAGATGAAGGAACTGTTTCAACTCCCTGAACGCGGTCAGGTCGTCGGCTTCATTTACCTTGGGCGCCCGCTCCACGGCGACCATCTGCCGGCGGCGGTTCGCACACCGGTTGAACAGAAGACGGTTTGGTGGTCTACGGAATCGTAGGCCGCTTCCTTGTTGCCGAGACACATCATTAACTGACAAAGGACGACTGACAAAGGACGTGGCAGTGGATTTTGGACGAGGCCAATCATGCATCCAAGCGTTCCATAGGCACAGAACCTTCGTTGCGCACAGCCCCCTCATTTCTAAGCTTCTGGGCCGCGCGGGTCTTGGCGTCCACCTATTCGCAGATGTTCACGGTGGCCATCGGCTGGCAAATGTATTCGCTGACGCACAGCGCTTTCAGCCTTGGCTTTGTTGGACTGGCCCAGTTCATTCCGACGCTGTTGTTGACCTTGGTGGTGGGGCATGTCGCGGACCGTTATGACCGCAGACGCATCATGTCGCTGTGTCAGCTGGTCGAAGCCCTTGCTGGTGTCTTTCTACTCTATGAAAATCTCGCGGGTACGCTTGGCAGCGGGCAGCTCTACGTGATCGCGGTTGTACTTGGTGTGACCAGTGCATTTCGGGGGCCGGCGTCATCCGCCTTGCTGCCGCAGCTGGTGACGCGAGCATGGATGCCACGGGCCATCGCGTGGAGCACCTCTGGGAGCCAGGCGGCGCAAATTGTGGGGCCGTCTCTCGGCGGGCTGCTGTTCGCGGCGGGGCCGACGTGGGTCTACGGTACGACCGCGCTGGCCGCGTTTTTGGCGGTGGTTTTAACAGGCTTCATCAAAGTGGAGCACCCCGTCAAGGTGACCAAGGGCGCGTCCCTCGCATCCCTGCTCGAAGGCCTTGTGTTCGTACGGCGTCATCCCGTCATTTTGGGGACCCTGTCGCTCGACCTGTTCGCCGTCCTGCTGGGCGGCGCGACCGCGCTTTTGCCCATCTACGCGCAGGACATTCTGCGCACCGGGCCGTTGGGCCTTGGGCTGATGCGAACGGCCCCAGCTGTCGGCGCACTCATCATGTCTGTCGTGTTCGCCTACTTCCCGCTGCGGAAGAAGATTGGTCCGACCTTGTTTGGCGCGCTCGGTATCTTTGGATTGTCCACCATGCTGTTCGCAGTCTCGAAGAGCCTGGTGCTGTCTTTGGCTGCGCTCTTGCTGATTGGTGCTTCCGATGTGGTGAGCGTCGTGATTCGGACCTCCCTCGTCCAGCTGCAGACGCCGCACGAGATGCAAGGGCGGGTGAACGCGGTCAACCAGCTGTTCATTGGCACGTCGAATGAACTCGGCGAGTTCGAGTCGGGGATGGTGGCCGGCTGGATTGGGGCAGTGCCAGCTGCACTGATTGGCGGTATTGGCACACTGGTCGTGGCGGCGCTGTGGATCTTTCTGTTTCCTTCCATCTGGCGGATTCGCTCTCTGTCGGAAGGGTGAGGTTGGTTTGTTACATAAAGATAGACACTTTAAAAACGCAAGCACAAAGAGTAAGATCGACGAAGGAGCCTGTTCGAAGCGGTCCAACCTGTGGGGCCATGCGGTCCATCTGTGTGGGGCAATCTCGTACATAGGCATCGCGCCTGCGCAGGAACCTGCTGGGTAGGCAGCGACGTGGAGGAGGTAGAGGGTATGTCCTTTCAAAATCAGCGTGTGGTGATTGTCGGCGGCACATCCGGCATTGGCTTGGCGGCTGCGAAGTCTTTTGTTGCGCAGGGGGCGG
Above is a genomic segment from Alicyclobacillus cycloheptanicus containing:
- a CDS encoding nitroreductase family protein, producing MDVLEAIRTRRSWGAVHKDVLPSDEDIQQILAAGTFAPTHHRTEPWRFFVMKGEGRARLGHVLAEIALEKAAGLPEAEQEDIKAKAFAKVLRAPVIIAITVVPSEDERVEWIEEVEAGAAAAQNMLLAAHGLGYGAIWRTGKQAYHRKMKELFQLPERGQVVGFIYLGRPLHGDHLPAAVRTPVEQKTVWWSTES
- a CDS encoding MFS transporter, whose amino-acid sequence is MASTYSQMFTVAIGWQMYSLTHSAFSLGFVGLAQFIPTLLLTLVVGHVADRYDRRRIMSLCQLVEALAGVFLLYENLAGTLGSGQLYVIAVVLGVTSAFRGPASSALLPQLVTRAWMPRAIAWSTSGSQAAQIVGPSLGGLLFAAGPTWVYGTTALAAFLAVVLTGFIKVEHPVKVTKGASLASLLEGLVFVRRHPVILGTLSLDLFAVLLGGATALLPIYAQDILRTGPLGLGLMRTAPAVGALIMSVVFAYFPLRKKIGPTLFGALGIFGLSTMLFAVSKSLVLSLAALLLIGASDVVSVVIRTSLVQLQTPHEMQGRVNAVNQLFIGTSNELGEFESGMVAGWIGAVPAALIGGIGTLVVAALWIFLFPSIWRIRSLSEG